One window of Solwaraspora sp. WMMA2056 genomic DNA carries:
- a CDS encoding tyrosine-type recombinase/integrase, which yields MGRRRVVGQIRVQEIFLTGSRRSWTILWPEGAVHEEADRFLCRYDGEPGTQRTYAYLLVDHLRWLEREALHLAAVRLRDLQRYMGIVGAEVRIPLGEPWRVGKRPYGTATLGTAASVLKAFYLGLSNEHRSAELRRDLDRVRLPSKADRDRALLGHVKSTMSANPLAPRHSGRRHPKMLPDDGRGRLLKKVSTARDRMIVTWLYDGGFRIGEMCGLHLADLHLRENTECAQARAAHVHICHREANANKARAKTKHPWELVNGVVHGGLIRRVSPEMVHTYFAYMTTEYPRAAATGHGMLLVQLAGEEYGQPLSTAGARSMFRRAGLRAGLGRVHPHQARHNFATAVLDASGGNLTIARDAGGWASSATVDEIYGHTDIHAPQFDAALRKVWGEQ from the coding sequence CGGCGGTCATGGACGATTCTGTGGCCGGAGGGTGCGGTCCACGAGGAGGCGGACCGGTTCCTGTGCCGGTACGACGGTGAGCCGGGCACGCAGCGGACGTACGCCTACCTGCTGGTGGATCATCTGCGGTGGCTCGAGCGGGAGGCGTTACACCTCGCCGCGGTACGGCTACGGGATCTCCAGCGGTACATGGGCATCGTCGGCGCGGAGGTCCGGATTCCGCTAGGGGAACCGTGGCGGGTCGGGAAGCGCCCGTACGGCACGGCGACGTTGGGAACTGCGGCGTCGGTGCTGAAGGCGTTCTACCTCGGGCTGAGCAACGAGCACCGCAGCGCCGAGCTGCGCCGGGATCTGGATCGGGTTCGGTTGCCGTCGAAGGCGGACCGCGACCGGGCGCTGCTGGGGCATGTCAAGTCGACGATGTCGGCCAATCCCCTCGCGCCGCGCCACAGCGGCCGGCGGCATCCGAAGATGCTGCCGGACGACGGCCGCGGTCGCCTGCTCAAGAAGGTGAGCACCGCCCGGGACCGCATGATCGTCACCTGGTTGTACGACGGCGGGTTCCGCATTGGCGAGATGTGCGGTCTTCACCTGGCGGACCTGCACCTGCGGGAGAACACCGAGTGCGCCCAGGCGCGCGCCGCGCATGTGCACATCTGTCACCGCGAGGCCAACGCCAACAAGGCCCGGGCGAAGACGAAGCACCCGTGGGAGTTGGTGAACGGTGTCGTCCACGGTGGGCTGATCCGGCGGGTCAGCCCGGAGATGGTCCACACCTACTTCGCGTACATGACCACGGAGTATCCGCGCGCCGCGGCGACAGGTCACGGCATGCTGCTGGTGCAGCTCGCCGGCGAGGAGTACGGGCAGCCGCTGTCGACTGCGGGCGCGCGTAGCATGTTCCGCCGGGCTGGACTGCGGGCCGGGCTCGGCCGGGTGCATCCGCACCAGGCCCGGCACAACTTCGCCACCGCGGTCCTGGACGCCTCGGGCGGCAACCTCACGATCGCCCGCGACGCCGGCGGGTGGGCGTCCAGCGCCACGGTGGACGAGATCTACGGGCACACCGACATCCACGCACCGCAGTTCGACGCGGCGCTGCGCAAGGTTTGGGGTGAGCAGTGA